A part of Hippopotamus amphibius kiboko isolate mHipAmp2 chromosome 16, mHipAmp2.hap2, whole genome shotgun sequence genomic DNA contains:
- the ACP4 gene encoding testicular acid phosphatase, translating to MAGPGFGGHPAGPLLLLLLLPQALTEGPLVFVAVVFRHGDRAPLASYPSDPHKEVVATLWPRGLGQLTGEGVRQQLELGRFLRSRYEDFLSPEYRREEVYIRSTDFDRTLESAQANLAGLFPEAAPGRSEATWRPIPVHTVPATEDKLLRFPTRSCPRYRELLREATEAAEYQTALDGWTDFLTRLENFTGLSLVGEPLRRAWKVLDTLICQQAHGLPLPSWASSDVLQTLAQITALDIGAHVGPPRAAEKAQLSGGILLDAILANFSRVQRLGLPLKMVMYSAHDSTLLALQGALGLYDGHTPPYAACLGFEFRRRLGDPDGDAGNVTISLFYRNDSAGLPLTLSLPGCPASCPLGRFRRLTAPARPPAHGIPCHGFHEPATPAATVVPLLAGAVAVLAALSMGLGLLAWRPSCLRAWGGPV from the exons ATGGCCGGGCCAGGGTTTGGGGGCCACCCCGCCGGACCTctcctgctgttgctgctgctgccacAGGCCCTGACGGAGGGACCCCTGGTCTTCGTGGCTGTG gtgTTCCGCCATGGCGACCGGGCCCCGCTGGCCTCCTATCCCAGTGACCCACACAAGGAGGTTGTAGCCACTCTGTGGCCACGTGGCCTGGGCCAGCTGACTGGG GAGGGGGTCCGCCAGCAGCTGGAGCTGGGCCGCTTCCTGAGGAGCCGCTACGAGGACTTTCTGAGCCCCGAGTACCGACGGGAAGAG gtgTACATTCGCAGCACAGACTTTGACCGGACGCTGGAGAGCGCTCAGGCCAACCTGGCAGGGCTGTTCCCTGAGGCCGCCCCAGGGCGCTCCGAGGCCACCTGGAGGCCCATCCCTGTGCACACGGTGCCGGCCACCGAGGACAAG cTGCTGAGGTTCCCTACACGCAGCTGTCCCCGATACCGTGAGCTGCTGAGGGAGGCCACGGAGGCTGCCGAGTACCAGACCGCGCTAGACGGCTGGACG GACTTCTTGACGCGCCTAGAGAACTTCACGGGGCTGTCGCTGGTCGGGGAGCCGCTCCGCAGGGCGTGGAAGGTTCTGGACACTCTGATTTGCCAG caaGCCCACGGTCTTCCCCTCCCATCCTGGGCCTCCTCGGATGTCCTGCAGACGCTGGCTCAGATCACGGCTTTGGATATTGGGGCCCACGTGGGCCCACCCCGGGCAGCAGAGAAGGCCCAGCTGTCGGGGG GAATCCTGCTGGATGCCATCCTTGCCAACTTCTCTCGGGTGCAGCGCTTGGGGTTGCCCCTCAAGATGGTTATGTATTCGGCT CACGACAGCACTCTGCTGGCCCTCCAGGGGGCCCTGGGTCTCTATGACGGGCACACACCGCCTTATGCCGCCTGCCTCGGCTTTGAGTTCCGGAGGCGCCTGGGGGACCCGGATGGCGACGCAGG gaATGTCACCATCTCCCTCTTCTACCGCAACGATTCTGCTGGCCTGCCCTTGACCCTCAGCCTCCCCGGGTGCCCGGCCTCCTGCCCGCTGGGCCGCTTCCGCCGGCTGACGGCCCCTGCCCGGCCTCCGGCTCACGGGATCCCCTGTCACGGTTTCCACGAGCCCGCCACCCCCGCAG CCACCGTGGTGCCCCTCCTGGCTGGGGCTGTGGCCGTGCTGGCGGCCCTCAGTATGGGGCTGGGCCTGCTGGCCTGGAGACCCAGCTGCTTGCGGGCCTGGGGGGGCCCCGTGTGA
- the LOC130839217 gene encoding uncharacterized protein LOC130839217 isoform X1, whose amino-acid sequence MFFGPPDCFFPHPHPILSVLQMCLQAEGPPTTTPPWWFLQELSGPATPRQFLQESNSSPHPLAPVAVPLQPSRSSPPRAGAAVAMAGQGDRSYTYTELLAIARRFRQNPNELMITWILRVYDQGGLALALNSRELVMLGDLTGDAIFNYRCKALRGDCRTLLAWLLLAWRQRWESFLHFEATELPFRPWTTLEEGIQLVRELGMLDWIYREPPPRPEPEWLAPEDVPFTQGLQRRLLTAAPSELRLSLVSLLVKGMTVLEAVMELQTIADVGLLWRQSQPGRTKLMLGPNPTRKDLMGWLLSHGVPKERVDKQPTKVLLELYIKEAKRSRSHAVYGLGEEQPPPPPYSDQACGEEPPVRRD is encoded by the exons ATGTTCTTTGGACCGCCAGACTGtttcttcccccaccctcacccaatCCTTTCTGTGTTACAGATGTGTCTTCAAGCTGAGGGaccacccaccaccaccccaccttg GTGGTTCCTCCAGGAGCTGAGCGGCCCAGCCACCCCTCG GCAGTTCCTCCAGGAGTCCAacagctccccccaccctctcg CTCCTGTGGCCGTGCCCCTCCAGCCTTCCCGCTCTTCCCCGCCCAGAGCGGGAGCGGCCGTGGCCATGGCGGGGCAGGGCGACCGCTCCTACACGTACACTGAGCTCCTGGCCATCGCCCGGCGCTTTCGGCAGAACCCCAACGAGCTCATGATCACCTGGATCCTGCGGGTGTATGACCAGGGcggcctggccctggccctgaaTTCCAGGGAGCTGGTGATGCTAGGCGACCTGACCGGCGACGCCATCTTCAACTACCGCTGCAAGGCCCTGCGGGGTGACTGCAGGACGCTGCTGGCCTGGCTGCTGCTGGCCTGGCGCCAGCGCTGGGAGTCCTTCCTGCACTTTGAGGCCACCGAGCTACCCTTCCGGCCCTGGACCACCCTGGAGGAGGGCATCCAGCTGGTGCGCGAGCTGGGCATGCTCGATTGGATCTACCGTGAGCCGCCCCCGCGCCCCGAGCCCGAGTGGCTCGCGCCCGAGGACGTGCCCTTCACGCAGGGCCTGCAGCGGCGTCTGCTGACGGCCGCGCCCTCCGAGCTGCGGCTCTCGCTGGTCAGCCTGCTGGTCAAGGGCATGACGGTGCTGGAAGCGGTGATGGAGCTCCAGACCATCGCCGACGTGGGCCTGCTCTGGCGCCAGAGCCAGCCGGGCCGCACGAAGCTCATGCTGGGACCCAACCCGACGCGCAAGGACCTCATGGGCTGGCTTCTGAGCCACGGCGTGCCCAAGGAGCGGGTGGACAAGCAGCCCACCAAGGTCCTTCTGGAGCTGTACATCAAAGAGGCCAAGCGCAGCCGCAGCCATGCCGTCTAcgggctgggggaggagcagcccccgcctcccccctacTCCGACCAGGCCTGCGGGGAGGAGCCGCCTGTGCGCCGGGACTAG
- the LOC130839217 gene encoding Friend virus susceptibility protein 1-like isoform X2 produces MCLQAEGPPTTTPPWWFLQELSGPATPRQFLQESNSSPHPLAPVAVPLQPSRSSPPRAGAAVAMAGQGDRSYTYTELLAIARRFRQNPNELMITWILRVYDQGGLALALNSRELVMLGDLTGDAIFNYRCKALRGDCRTLLAWLLLAWRQRWESFLHFEATELPFRPWTTLEEGIQLVRELGMLDWIYREPPPRPEPEWLAPEDVPFTQGLQRRLLTAAPSELRLSLVSLLVKGMTVLEAVMELQTIADVGLLWRQSQPGRTKLMLGPNPTRKDLMGWLLSHGVPKERVDKQPTKVLLELYIKEAKRSRSHAVYGLGEEQPPPPPYSDQACGEEPPVRRD; encoded by the exons ATGTGTCTTCAAGCTGAGGGaccacccaccaccaccccaccttg GTGGTTCCTCCAGGAGCTGAGCGGCCCAGCCACCCCTCG GCAGTTCCTCCAGGAGTCCAacagctccccccaccctctcg CTCCTGTGGCCGTGCCCCTCCAGCCTTCCCGCTCTTCCCCGCCCAGAGCGGGAGCGGCCGTGGCCATGGCGGGGCAGGGCGACCGCTCCTACACGTACACTGAGCTCCTGGCCATCGCCCGGCGCTTTCGGCAGAACCCCAACGAGCTCATGATCACCTGGATCCTGCGGGTGTATGACCAGGGcggcctggccctggccctgaaTTCCAGGGAGCTGGTGATGCTAGGCGACCTGACCGGCGACGCCATCTTCAACTACCGCTGCAAGGCCCTGCGGGGTGACTGCAGGACGCTGCTGGCCTGGCTGCTGCTGGCCTGGCGCCAGCGCTGGGAGTCCTTCCTGCACTTTGAGGCCACCGAGCTACCCTTCCGGCCCTGGACCACCCTGGAGGAGGGCATCCAGCTGGTGCGCGAGCTGGGCATGCTCGATTGGATCTACCGTGAGCCGCCCCCGCGCCCCGAGCCCGAGTGGCTCGCGCCCGAGGACGTGCCCTTCACGCAGGGCCTGCAGCGGCGTCTGCTGACGGCCGCGCCCTCCGAGCTGCGGCTCTCGCTGGTCAGCCTGCTGGTCAAGGGCATGACGGTGCTGGAAGCGGTGATGGAGCTCCAGACCATCGCCGACGTGGGCCTGCTCTGGCGCCAGAGCCAGCCGGGCCGCACGAAGCTCATGCTGGGACCCAACCCGACGCGCAAGGACCTCATGGGCTGGCTTCTGAGCCACGGCGTGCCCAAGGAGCGGGTGGACAAGCAGCCCACCAAGGTCCTTCTGGAGCTGTACATCAAAGAGGCCAAGCGCAGCCGCAGCCATGCCGTCTAcgggctgggggaggagcagcccccgcctcccccctacTCCGACCAGGCCTGCGGGGAGGAGCCGCCTGTGCGCCGGGACTAG
- the LOC130839217 gene encoding Friend virus susceptibility protein 1-like isoform X3 translates to MAGQGDRSYTYTELLAIARRFRQNPNELMITWILRVYDQGGLALALNSRELVMLGDLTGDAIFNYRCKALRGDCRTLLAWLLLAWRQRWESFLHFEATELPFRPWTTLEEGIQLVRELGMLDWIYREPPPRPEPEWLAPEDVPFTQGLQRRLLTAAPSELRLSLVSLLVKGMTVLEAVMELQTIADVGLLWRQSQPGRTKLMLGPNPTRKDLMGWLLSHGVPKERVDKQPTKVLLELYIKEAKRSRSHAVYGLGEEQPPPPPYSDQACGEEPPVRRD, encoded by the coding sequence ATGGCGGGGCAGGGCGACCGCTCCTACACGTACACTGAGCTCCTGGCCATCGCCCGGCGCTTTCGGCAGAACCCCAACGAGCTCATGATCACCTGGATCCTGCGGGTGTATGACCAGGGcggcctggccctggccctgaaTTCCAGGGAGCTGGTGATGCTAGGCGACCTGACCGGCGACGCCATCTTCAACTACCGCTGCAAGGCCCTGCGGGGTGACTGCAGGACGCTGCTGGCCTGGCTGCTGCTGGCCTGGCGCCAGCGCTGGGAGTCCTTCCTGCACTTTGAGGCCACCGAGCTACCCTTCCGGCCCTGGACCACCCTGGAGGAGGGCATCCAGCTGGTGCGCGAGCTGGGCATGCTCGATTGGATCTACCGTGAGCCGCCCCCGCGCCCCGAGCCCGAGTGGCTCGCGCCCGAGGACGTGCCCTTCACGCAGGGCCTGCAGCGGCGTCTGCTGACGGCCGCGCCCTCCGAGCTGCGGCTCTCGCTGGTCAGCCTGCTGGTCAAGGGCATGACGGTGCTGGAAGCGGTGATGGAGCTCCAGACCATCGCCGACGTGGGCCTGCTCTGGCGCCAGAGCCAGCCGGGCCGCACGAAGCTCATGCTGGGACCCAACCCGACGCGCAAGGACCTCATGGGCTGGCTTCTGAGCCACGGCGTGCCCAAGGAGCGGGTGGACAAGCAGCCCACCAAGGTCCTTCTGGAGCTGTACATCAAAGAGGCCAAGCGCAGCCGCAGCCATGCCGTCTAcgggctgggggaggagcagcccccgcctcccccctacTCCGACCAGGCCTGCGGGGAGGAGCCGCCTGTGCGCCGGGACTAG
- the LOC130837986 gene encoding uncharacterized protein LOC130837986 isoform X2: MEPASSWEEDRKFVLRGWCLVFNILAALMLLSVTDGRMAHLQGFYTGYVGFWTDCRRYKCANLDQVTVLLPAMGFSFRPVFHRLNKADLVFSSFSICIGLLIVLSLTLFVANCETLQPRPQVSYLVTTYLWWGAAALMLWAGTLSYLNYVGMWGNKRSSMERRVSYRRWVSRQSTLKSMFGQQPSDSDFKRTEEEPSSLPPEESSSEPL; encoded by the exons A TGGAACCAGCCTCTTCCTGGGAGGAGGACCGCAAGTTTGTCCTGCGGGGCTGGTGTCTCGTCTTCAACATCCTAGCGGCCCTGATGCTGCTCAGCGTGACGGATGGGCGGATGGCTCACCTGCAGGGCTTCTACACTGGCTACGTGGGCTTCTGGACTGACTGCAGAAGGTACAAGTGCGCCAACCTGGACCAAGTCACTG TCCTCCTCCCGGCCATGGGCTTCTCCTTCCGGCCAGTGTTCCACCGCCTTAACAAGGCTGACCTCGTCTTCAGTTCCTTCAGCATCTGCATTG GGCTCCTGATTGTCCTCAGCCTGACGCTCTTTGTAGCCAACTGTGAGACGCTCCAACCGAGGCCACAGGTGTCCTACCTGGTGACCACCTACCTGTGGTGGGGCGCAGCCGCCTTGATGCTGTGGGCCG GAACCCTGAGCTACTTAAACTACGTGGGGATGTGGGGCAACAAGAGGTCCTCCATGGAGCGGCGGGTGAGCTACCGCCGGTGGGTCTCGCGGCAGAGCACCCTGAAGTCCATGTTCGGACAGCAGCCGTCAGACTCAGACTTCAAGCGCACCGAGGAAGAGCCCAGTTCACTTCCCCCAGAAGAATCCTCGTCTGAGCCTCTCTAA
- the LOC130837986 gene encoding transmembrane protein 202-like isoform X1 — protein MEPASSWEEDRKFVLRGWCLVFNILAALMLLSVTDGRMAHLQGFYTGYVGFWTDCRRYKCANLDQVTVLIHMSMGFMILALILCLVLLPAMGFSFRPVFHRLNKADLVFSSFSICIGLLIVLSLTLFVANCETLQPRPQVSYLVTTYLWWGAAALMLWAGTLSYLNYVGMWGNKRSSMERRVSYRRWVSRQSTLKSMFGQQPSDSDFKRTEEEPSSLPPEESSSEPL, from the exons A TGGAACCAGCCTCTTCCTGGGAGGAGGACCGCAAGTTTGTCCTGCGGGGCTGGTGTCTCGTCTTCAACATCCTAGCGGCCCTGATGCTGCTCAGCGTGACGGATGGGCGGATGGCTCACCTGCAGGGCTTCTACACTGGCTACGTGGGCTTCTGGACTGACTGCAGAAGGTACAAGTGCGCCAACCTGGACCAAGTCACTG TTCTCATCCACATGAGCATGGGTTTCATGATCCTCGCCCTGATCCTGTGTCTAGTCCTCCTCCCGGCCATGGGCTTCTCCTTCCGGCCAGTGTTCCACCGCCTTAACAAGGCTGACCTCGTCTTCAGTTCCTTCAGCATCTGCATTG GGCTCCTGATTGTCCTCAGCCTGACGCTCTTTGTAGCCAACTGTGAGACGCTCCAACCGAGGCCACAGGTGTCCTACCTGGTGACCACCTACCTGTGGTGGGGCGCAGCCGCCTTGATGCTGTGGGCCG GAACCCTGAGCTACTTAAACTACGTGGGGATGTGGGGCAACAAGAGGTCCTCCATGGAGCGGCGGGTGAGCTACCGCCGGTGGGTCTCGCGGCAGAGCACCCTGAAGTCCATGTTCGGACAGCAGCCGTCAGACTCAGACTTCAAGCGCACCGAGGAAGAGCCCAGTTCACTTCCCCCAGAAGAATCCTCGTCTGAGCCTCTCTAA
- the KLK1 gene encoding kallikrein-1, translating into MWFPVLCLALSLAGTGAVPPVQARIIGGQECAKHSHPWQVALYHFSSFQCGGVLVDPQWVLTAAHCMSDNYQLWLGRHNLFEDEDTAQFAHVSKAFPYPGFNLSLLENHTRLPGEDYSHDLMLLRLQEPVQITEDVQVLALPTKEPQLGSTCYASGWGSIEPDKFTYPDDLQCVDLTLLPNKACASAHPQKVTEFMLCAGHLEGGKDTCVGDSGGPLICEGILQGITSWGHIPCGAPNKPSVYTKVILYVDWIKKTMADNP; encoded by the exons ATGTGGTTCCCGGTTCTGTGccttgccctgtccctggcaGGGACTG GCGCTGTGCCCCCCGTCCAGGCCCGGATCATAGGAGGCCAGGAGTGTGCGAAGCATTCCCATCCCTGGCAGGTGGCTCTGTACCATTTCAGCAGCTTCCAGTGCGGGGGCGTCCTGGTGGACCCCCAGTGGGTGCTCACAGCTGCTCACTGCATGAGCGA caaTTACCAGCTCTGGCTGGGTCGCCACAACCTGTTTGAGGATGAAGACACAGCTCAGTTTGCCCATGTCAGTAAGGCCTTCCCATACCCTGGTTTCAACCTGAGCCTCCTGGAGAACCATACTCGTCTCCCAGGGGAGGACTACAGCCACGACCTCATGCTGCTCCGTCTGCAGGAGCCTGTCCAGATCACAGAGGATGTGCAGGTCCTGGCGCTGCCCACCAAGGAGCCCCAACTGGGGAGCACCTGCTATGCCTCTGGCTGGGGCAGCATCGAACCGGATAAGT TTACTTATCCAGACGATCTCCAGTGCGTGGACCTCACTCTCCTGCCCAATAAGGCGTGTGCCAGTGCTCACCCCCAAAAGGTGACAGAGTTCATGCTGTGTGCTGGACACCTGGAAGGCGGCAAGGACACCTGCGTG GGTGACTCAGGGGGCCCGCTGATCTGCGAGGGTATATTGCAAGGAATAACGTCATGGGGCCACATCCCTTGTGGTGCCCCCAATAAGCCCTCCGTCTACACCAAAGTGATTTTGTATGTGGATTGGATTAAGAAGACCATGGCTGACAACCCCTGA
- the KLK15 gene encoding kallikrein-15, giving the protein MWLFLTFSFLLTAAGEDDSDKVLRDEECVLHSQPWQVALFEHGRFNCGGSLISPRWVLSAAHCQTRSMRVRLGEHDLRKRDGPEQLRTVSRMVRHPHYEAQSHCHDIMLLRLTRPVRVSAKVRPVPLPTRCPQPGEACVVSGWGLVSNNESGATGSPVSQVRLPDTLHCANISIIATKSCNKDYPGRLMNTMVCAGVAGGGTNACEGDSGGPLVCGGVLQGIVSWGDVPCDTTTKPGVYTKVCSYLEWIKETMKRN; this is encoded by the exons ATGTGGCTTTTCCTCACCTTCTCCTTCCTGCTGACGGCTGCAGGTGAG GACGACAGTGACAAGGTGCTGAGGGATGAGGAGTGTGTGCTCCACTCCCAGCCGTGGCAGGTGGCCCTCTTCGAGCATGGACGGTTTAACTGCGGTGGTTCGCTCATCTCGCCGCGCTGGGTGCTGTCTGCAGCCCATTGCCAAACGCG CTCGATGAGAGTGCGCTTGGGCGAACACGATCTGCGCAAGCGCGATGGCCCAGAACAACTGCGGACTGTCTCTCGCATGGTCCGCCACCCTCATTACGAAGCGCAGAGCCACTGCCACGATATCATGTTACTGCGTCTAACCCGGCCGGTGCGAGTCTCAGCCAAAGTGCGCCCGGTCCCGCTGCCCACGCGCTGCCCCCAGCCCGGCGAGGCCTGCGTGGTGTCCGGCTGGGGCCTGGTGTCTAACAACGAGTCTGGGGCCACAGGGAGCCCAGTGTCACAAG TGAGACTCCCAGATACGTTGCATTGTGCCAACATCAGCATTATCGCGACCAAATCTTGCAACAAGGACTACCCAGGGCGCCTGATGAACACCATGGTGTGTGCGGGCGTGGCAGGCGGAGGCACCAACGCCTGTGAG GGTGACTCCGGGGGACCTCTGGTCTGTGGGGGTGTCCTGCAGGGCATTGTGTCCTGGGGTGATGTCCCCTGCGACACTACCACCAAGCCCGGTGTCTATACCAAAGTCTGCAGCTACTTGGAGTGGATCAAGGAAACCATGAAGAGGAACTGA